The sequence TTTGATTGTTTCCAATAATTTTTATTTTTGCAAATATTTTGAAAACGAATCTTAGCGGATAACAATTTGTTTTTCTTATTATCGTTTTCTCCAACGAGAGATTTTTTCAAATGATTCGTTTGCAATTTTTTTCAACATATCCATTTTTATGGGTTTAACAAAATAATCATCAAAACCGGCTTCCCGGCAATTTACAAGTTCAAATAATGAGGAAAATCCCGTAACGGCATAAATGCATGGGACGGGATTGTCTTCACGAATTTTTTTACATAATTCTACCCCATTCATTCTCGGCAGGTTTAGGTCCAGGAACATAACCATAAAACTTTCTTCTTCCATGACTTCAAGTGCTTTTTCGGCACTTCCGACGCCCGTAACCACATATCCTTCTTTTTCGAGAATAGTTTTGAATATATTTCTTAAGGCTTCTTCGTCATCCACGATTAGAATTTTTTTATCCATTAATCCTCCAAATTTATTTTCCTTTCATTTTTAATCTTCTTTTGCGTTCTTCTCTAAAAAGATTGAATGCTCTTTCTACTTCGGGTTTACCTTTTTTTACTGCTTGATATATTTCTTCGGGAAATTCAAATTCATCTTCATTATTCATTATTTTCCAAGATAGTGCGTTTGCCATATACAATACTGCCATAGCCTGTTTGTCCGTAAGGTTAAAAGGGGCTTCCAGAGGACGATGGTGATATTCTACAGCTATAGGAAGTTTGCGCGTAAAGTTCCATTTTTTTAGTAATAGACTACCGAGTTTTGCATGGGAAACTTCCACCACTTCTTTCTCCACATCAATCCAGTTTTTATCCGGATTTTGTTTAATGAGTCTCATGATTTCCTTATATTTATCGGGCAGAGCGTTCATGAGAAAGAATTTTCCCAAATCATGAAGCAAACCGGCACTATGAAACTCATCCGGCAATTCCCTAAAAGTTAGACTTTTGTATAATGTAAACGCCAGTTCATTTGTCAAAGCACAGTGGTCCCACAGCTGTTCCGCTTCATCGGTAAATTCTTTGTCCAAACTTTTGAACAATGAGATATTTATCATAATAGTTTTCAAAGTACGCATTCCAAGAAAAACAATGGCGCTCATTACGGATGTGGTTCTTTTCCCGTGATAATAAAATGCCGAGTTGGATACTTTCATCACATCAGCAGCAAAAGCAGCATCCTTTGAGATTATCTTTGAAATATAAACAGCATTTTTACCTGCCTTGGATGCCTGTGAAACATCATAATAGATTGAGGGCAGAACCGGGAATTTTTTTATTCCCGAGAGCAATGCAACGATAGATTCATCTTCCAGATCTGCTTTTAGGGATAAGGCATTTTCTATGCTTGTCTTCAGTTCTTCATCTTTCCAAGGCTTTGACAGATAATTCTCGATCAAACCTTCCACGAGACATCTTTTTACTTTTTCAGATTCGCTATATGCACTCAGCACCAAGCGAGCTGTATCGGGATATTTATCCTCTACTTTTTTTAGGAGCTGATATCCATCCATGATTGGCATAACCATATCTGCAATGACCAAATCTATTTCGGTGTCTTCCATTAATTTGAGAGCTTCCCTGCCGCCAGTCGCATAAAAGCAGTTGTATTCAGTTTCCACCATACTTCTTTCAAGAGCATTTATCACTTTTTCATCGTCATCAACAAATAATATACTTCTTATATCATCATCCATAATTCATCCTTTTTTAGCGGGAAATTATTTTTGGTATTTGGGCAATCCCGCCCTTTTTTGTGTTGATAAAATCTTTTAATAGCATTTGGATATCACTTTGAGATAAATTTAAATATTCAAATACTTCATCTGAGACATCCGGAATATTTGCATCTTTGAGCATAATCCAAGAAAGCATGTCAGCTATTTTCATTATCGCCATAACCCTTTTTGCTTCGTCTGAAACAGGTGAATTGAGCGGGTCATGGTGATACATACAGACTTCTTGCAATTTCTGAGAAAAGTTCCAAGTTCGTAAAAGGAAACTGCCGAGCTTGGTATGCGGAACATCCATAACCATATTTTCTGCCTGTACCCAATTCATGTTTTCATCATTCTTTAATTTGTCGGTAATTTGTTTATATTTATCCGGCAGGGCGTTCATAAGAAAGAATTTGCCCATATCATGTAGCAAGCCTGCACTATGATAATTTTCCGGCAAAGTATGATTGGTTAATTTTTTATATATAAAAAATAAAAGTTCATTTACATAAGCACTATGATCCCATAAAAATCTAGCTTCCAAAGGTGAAGTAGAACCCATTTGGAGTAATTTATAAACAGAGATATTCACAAGAATACTTCTCAGGGTTCTGATGCCAAGAAAAACAATAGCCATTTGAACCGAAGTAGTTTCTTTACCGTGGAAATAAAAGGCAGAGTTTGATACTTTCATCACATCTGCAGCAAATGTAGCGTCTTTTTCAATAATATCGGCAAGTGTTTTTGCATTCTGATTTGAGCGGATGGCTTTCATAACATCATAATATGTTGACGGCAAAACGGGAAATCTTTTCACATTAGACATCAAATCAGCCATGCGATTATCTTCCAAATCCTCTTTTAACGCCAATGCAGTTCGAATATTTCCCCGAAGGTCTTCCTCTTTCCAAGGCTTCACTAAGAAATTTTCGGCAACCCCCATCACAAGACAAATTTTTACATTTTCTTCATTGGTTGTGGCACTAAGTGCAAATCGCATTATATCAGGGTAATTATTTGAAACAATGTCCAAAAATTTGTAGCCATCCATTTTGGGCATCAACATATCGGAAACCACCAAATCAACCTTACTTTCCTTTAGAAACTCCAAAGCTTCGGTAGCGCTTTCTAAGAAAACGGTACTAAATTCCGCATCCAGCATGCTCCGTTTGAGTGATTTGATCACCTGCGGATCATCATCTACGAATAAAACTTTTCTAACGCGAATTGGCATATTAACCTAAATCCTGTGATAATGTAATGGTAAATTTGGTGTCTTTGCTCGGTTCGGATTCCACATAAATATTACCCGAATGTTTATTGACAATTATATCATAAGCAATGCTCAAACCCAAGCCCGTGCCCTTGCCTGTCTCTTTTGTAGTAAAAAAAGGGTCAAACATTTTTGCCATAACACTTTTTTCAATAACCGGACCATCATTAGAAATTTCACAGACAATATCTTTTTCGGTAGCATAGGTTTTTATTCTGATGTGTCCTCTAATATCGGAATCTCGGTTTGACAAAGCCTGGGCTGCATTAATGATTATAATTAGAAAAACCTGATTTAGCATACCGGGAGAGCAGAAGATCAACGGAATATCACCCAAATCTTTTTCAATATCAGCATGGTATTTATATTCGTTTTTGGCTATAACGAGCGTATCATTCAGTCCATCATTAATGTTGTATAATGTTTTTTCATCGAAATCGTCTATTCTGGAAAAATTTCTCAAACTTGTAATTATTTTTGATATCTGATCAAAACCCTTGCGGGAATCGCCAAAAAGTTCGTCAAGATCATCGAGAATAAAATCAAGGTGCATTTTTTTTTCTTCTTCCGTAATAGAATGAAAT comes from Candidatus Cloacimonadota bacterium and encodes:
- a CDS encoding response regulator, with the translated sequence MDKKILIVDDEEALRNIFKTILEKEGYVVTGVGSAEKALEVMEEESFMVMFLDLNLPRMNGVELCKKIREDNPVPCIYAVTGFSSLFELVNCREAGFDDYFVKPIKMDMLKKIANESFEKISRWRKR
- a CDS encoding HDOD domain-containing protein — its product is MDDDIRSILFVDDDEKVINALERSMVETEYNCFYATGGREALKLMEDTEIDLVIADMVMPIMDGYQLLKKVEDKYPDTARLVLSAYSESEKVKRCLVEGLIENYLSKPWKDEELKTSIENALSLKADLEDESIVALLSGIKKFPVLPSIYYDVSQASKAGKNAVYISKIISKDAAFAADVMKVSNSAFYYHGKRTTSVMSAIVFLGMRTLKTIMINISLFKSLDKEFTDEAEQLWDHCALTNELAFTLYKSLTFRELPDEFHSAGLLHDLGKFFLMNALPDKYKEIMRLIKQNPDKNWIDVEKEVVEVSHAKLGSLLLKKWNFTRKLPIAVEYHHRPLEAPFNLTDKQAMAVLYMANALSWKIMNNEDEFEFPEEIYQAVKKGKPEVERAFNLFREERKRRLKMKGK
- a CDS encoding HDOD domain-containing protein encodes the protein MPIRVRKVLFVDDDPQVIKSLKRSMLDAEFSTVFLESATEALEFLKESKVDLVVSDMLMPKMDGYKFLDIVSNNYPDIMRFALSATTNEENVKICLVMGVAENFLVKPWKEEDLRGNIRTALALKEDLEDNRMADLMSNVKRFPVLPSTYYDVMKAIRSNQNAKTLADIIEKDATFAADVMKVSNSAFYFHGKETTSVQMAIVFLGIRTLRSILVNISVYKLLQMGSTSPLEARFLWDHSAYVNELLFFIYKKLTNHTLPENYHSAGLLHDMGKFFLMNALPDKYKQITDKLKNDENMNWVQAENMVMDVPHTKLGSFLLRTWNFSQKLQEVCMYHHDPLNSPVSDEAKRVMAIMKIADMLSWIMLKDANIPDVSDEVFEYLNLSQSDIQMLLKDFINTKKGGIAQIPKIISR
- a CDS encoding ATP-binding protein; this translates as MNTKDEKYKQEIKKYQNKILALEKELKKLQYLNEDVDASHSQILHRDKMASIGQLAAGIAHELNNPVGFVSSNFETLEKNAKKIAKIINNYRHLSEFIDDPERQKQLFHSITEEEKKMHLDFILDDLDELFGDSRKGFDQISKIITSLRNFSRIDDFDEKTLYNINDGLNDTLVIAKNEYKYHADIEKDLGDIPLIFCSPGMLNQVFLIIIINAAQALSNRDSDIRGHIRIKTYATEKDIVCEISNDGPVIEKSVMAKMFDPFFTTKETGKGTGLGLSIAYDIIVNKHSGNIYVESEPSKDTKFTITLSQDLG